The Candidatus Margulisiibacteriota bacterium genome window below encodes:
- a CDS encoding tRNA 2-thiouridine(34) synthase MnmA, with translation MDKGTVIVGMSGGIDSSVTAALLKDQGYNVIGVTMQIWDGGCTPSNGVTQHACYGPGEEEEIAQTEKISRQLGIPFHVIDLRKEYKHHVLDYFRQEYLFGRTPNPCIKCNSKIKFGALLDNVKKSNISFDYFATGHYVNVAYNETSQRYLLKRAKDLKKDQTYFLFYLSQEQLKQCIFPLGQYTKEEIREMSRQKGFGLENKPESQNFVAQGYTSLLEGATLPGPILDTQGKKLGEHKGIHYYTVGQRKRLGIAAEYPLYVVAIDHTNNAVVVGPKEDIYSNRLIASELNWISIDRLSEPMKLSAKIRYVQHEETAWVEPLENGDIRVTFDNPQMAITPGQAIVFYDQDTVVGGGIIQK, from the coding sequence ATGGATAAAGGGACCGTAATTGTTGGAATGAGCGGAGGTATCGATTCTTCGGTAACCGCCGCTCTCCTAAAAGACCAGGGCTATAATGTTATTGGCGTAACAATGCAGATTTGGGATGGCGGCTGTACCCCTTCAAACGGCGTTACCCAGCATGCCTGCTATGGTCCGGGAGAAGAAGAAGAGATTGCCCAGACCGAAAAAATATCCCGGCAGTTAGGTATCCCCTTCCATGTTATAGACTTAAGAAAAGAATACAAGCATCACGTGCTTGATTACTTCAGGCAGGAATATCTTTTCGGGCGAACCCCGAATCCGTGTATCAAATGTAACAGCAAGATCAAATTCGGGGCGCTACTCGATAATGTCAAAAAAAGTAATATCTCATTTGATTACTTCGCTACAGGTCATTACGTTAATGTCGCCTATAACGAAACCAGTCAGCGGTACCTGCTCAAGCGCGCAAAAGACCTTAAGAAGGATCAGACGTATTTCTTGTTTTATCTGTCACAAGAACAGCTTAAACAGTGTATCTTCCCGTTAGGTCAGTATACCAAAGAAGAGATCCGGGAGATGTCGAGACAGAAAGGCTTCGGACTTGAGAACAAACCTGAGAGCCAGAACTTCGTTGCTCAAGGCTATACGAGCCTGCTCGAAGGTGCTACGCTGCCGGGACCGATCTTAGATACGCAGGGTAAGAAGCTTGGCGAACATAAAGGAATTCATTATTACACGGTCGGGCAGAGAAAAAGGCTTGGGATCGCAGCGGAATATCCGCTTTATGTGGTGGCAATTGACCATACGAACAATGCGGTTGTCGTTGGGCCCAAAGAGGATATTTACAGTAATCGGCTTATCGCGTCTGAGCTTAACTGGATCAGTATCGACAGGCTCAGTGAGCCGATGAAATTAAGCGCAAAAATACGCTATGTGCAGCATGAAGAAACCGCCTGGGTTGAGCCATTGGAAAATGGAGATATCCGTGTTACTTTTGATAATCCGCAGATGGCGATAACTCCCGGACAGGCTATCGTTTTTTATGATCAGGATACGGTTGTTGGAGGCGGAATTATTCAAAAATAA
- a CDS encoding MBL fold metallo-hydrolase has translation MLPVQKIVGMKKVKSNYVNVIRWKLGFGQKEVPAVPAEELVTFKTAIVKPDSKRISKPNPRKIQITWIGHSTFLIQVGGVNILTDPIFSTYASPVPIANFRRLVPPGIEFDKLPEIHAVLISHDHYDHLDAPTIKKLGNNVCYFVPPGLKKWFNKRKITNVLEVPWWQSVMFKGLTVHSVPLKHFSGRGLLDMNKALWSGWILESKSGKIFFAGDTGYSPVFKKIGERFGPLKVSLIPIGAYAPRWFMRPVHVNPPEAVKMHRDIDSEKSIGMHWGTFKLADNHPNEPPVFLKKTLKEKGIDEESFIVMKFGETQSF, from the coding sequence ATGTTACCTGTGCAGAAGATAGTAGGAATGAAAAAAGTAAAAAGTAATTATGTGAATGTAATTCGCTGGAAATTAGGCTTTGGGCAGAAAGAAGTCCCGGCAGTACCTGCAGAAGAGCTTGTAACCTTTAAGACTGCCATTGTTAAACCGGATAGCAAAAGAATCAGCAAACCTAATCCCCGTAAAATCCAGATAACCTGGATTGGCCATTCGACCTTCCTGATTCAAGTTGGAGGGGTCAATATCCTCACTGATCCGATATTCAGTACCTATGCTTCCCCTGTCCCAATTGCTAATTTCCGCCGGCTTGTGCCTCCGGGGATTGAGTTCGACAAACTCCCGGAAATCCATGCGGTGCTGATTAGCCATGACCATTACGACCATCTCGATGCCCCGACAATAAAGAAGTTGGGAAATAACGTATGTTACTTTGTGCCTCCGGGATTAAAAAAATGGTTTAATAAAAGGAAAATTACGAATGTCCTGGAAGTTCCGTGGTGGCAGTCTGTCATGTTCAAAGGGCTTACGGTCCATAGCGTTCCGCTCAAGCACTTTTCCGGACGGGGACTCCTCGATATGAACAAAGCCCTGTGGTCAGGATGGATTCTTGAAAGCAAATCCGGCAAGATATTTTTTGCCGGGGACACGGGATATTCGCCGGTATTTAAAAAAATCGGTGAGCGGTTCGGACCGCTAAAGGTCTCGCTGATTCCGATCGGAGCGTACGCTCCGCGCTGGTTTATGCGTCCGGTCCATGTTAACCCTCCCGAAGCAGTGAAGATGCACCGTGACATCGATTCCGAGAAATCCATCGGTATGCATTGGGGAACCTTTAAGTTGGCAGACAATCATCCGAACGAGCCGCCGGTATTTTTAAAAAAGACTTTAAAAGAAAAAGGTATCGACGAAGAGAGCTTTATCGTCATGAAATTCGGGGAAACACAATCCTTTTAA
- a CDS encoding quinolinate synthase: MEIIEEIKRLKKEKDALILAHNYQRPEVQEIADYCADSLEMARVAARSEKRMIIICGVQFMAETAKILAPDKKVLIPRNDADCPMANMITAEDVIKLKEQYPKAKVVTYVNSLADVKAVTDVCCTSANAVSVVKNIDAQQIIFGPDKNLAAYCQRFVDKEIIPWSGFCYVHSKITGDEVRQAKAAYQKAVLLVHPECEPEIVDMADVVLSTSGMLKYAGESDAKVFLIATEMGIIYRLKVENPGKDFYPAGTLKTCLNMKKTSIQDIYLALKDEQYEIKLSDEIIQSAKRSLEEMIKYG, translated from the coding sequence ATGGAAATAATCGAAGAAATTAAACGTTTGAAAAAAGAAAAAGATGCCTTAATCCTTGCTCATAATTATCAACGTCCGGAAGTTCAGGAAATCGCTGATTATTGTGCCGATTCCCTGGAAATGGCACGTGTTGCGGCACGGTCTGAGAAACGAATGATCATTATCTGCGGAGTACAGTTTATGGCAGAAACGGCCAAGATCTTGGCCCCGGATAAAAAAGTGCTGATTCCGAGAAATGACGCAGATTGTCCTATGGCCAATATGATCACGGCGGAAGATGTCATTAAACTGAAAGAGCAATATCCAAAGGCAAAAGTAGTAACGTATGTTAATTCTCTGGCAGATGTTAAAGCTGTCACTGATGTCTGCTGTACCTCAGCAAATGCGGTAAGCGTGGTTAAGAATATTGATGCGCAGCAGATTATTTTCGGACCGGACAAAAATCTGGCAGCATATTGTCAGCGGTTTGTTGATAAAGAGATCATTCCCTGGAGTGGCTTCTGTTACGTTCATTCCAAAATTACTGGGGACGAAGTTCGTCAGGCAAAAGCCGCGTATCAAAAGGCTGTGTTGCTCGTTCATCCGGAATGCGAACCGGAAATTGTTGATATGGCAGATGTAGTGCTTTCAACCAGCGGCATGTTGAAGTATGCCGGAGAGTCAGACGCGAAGGTATTTCTCATCGCAACAGAAATGGGTATTATCTACCGGCTCAAAGTAGAAAATCCCGGCAAAGATTTTTATCCTGCCGGTACGTTAAAAACCTGCCTGAATATGAAAAAGACTTCCATTCAAGATATATATCTGGCGCTCAAAGATGAGCAGTATGAAATTAAATTATCTGATGAAATTATTCAATCGGCGAAAAGATCGCTGGAAGAGATGATAAAGTATGGATAA
- a CDS encoding CsoR family transcriptional regulator — MDNNLNSNKNGTAPHCEKLKKDLVTRLNRIEGQVRGISKMVSENVYCDDVLHQIASVEAALTGVTKLLLEAHIRGCVVEQLANGDTGVIDELLVTIGKMIK, encoded by the coding sequence ATGGACAATAATTTGAATTCGAACAAAAACGGAACTGCTCCTCACTGTGAGAAGTTAAAGAAAGATCTTGTAACGAGGCTGAATCGGATCGAAGGCCAGGTGCGAGGTATTAGTAAGATGGTTTCGGAAAATGTCTATTGTGATGATGTGCTGCATCAGATAGCCTCGGTAGAGGCAGCATTAACCGGCGTCACTAAATTGCTCTTAGAAGCTCATATAAGGGGCTGCGTTGTTGAGCAACTCGCGAATGGTGATACTGGTGTTATCGATGAGCTTCTGGTCACCATAGGAAAAATGATTAAGTAA